One window of Pyxicephalus adspersus chromosome 4, UCB_Pads_2.0, whole genome shotgun sequence genomic DNA carries:
- the LOC140328916 gene encoding A-kinase anchor protein 7-like isoform X2 — protein sequence MKKKGSFHLTLCLMHITREEDVSVAIDAFLECKAKIEHILQGKDLVLRFLGVSDFNNQVVFAKIADDPSKAKLKEITDTLKITFKEKELFKVVNKSSIPHLTLMKMESAPELQEQGIEIYPSLYRTFRKQCFGEETLSRLDLCSMEKARQPDGYYHTEASIIIDCPSVTYT from the exons ATGAAAAAGAAGGGCTCATTTCATCTTACGCTCTGCCTGATGCACATAAccagagaagaagatgtcagtgt agcaATTGATGCCTTTTTGGAGTGCAAGGCAAAGATTGAGCATATTCTGCAAGGAAAAGATCTGGTCCTGCGGTTTCTTGGTGTATCTGATTTTAATAATCAAGTTGTCTTTGCAAAGATAGCTGACGATCCGTCTAAAGCTAAGCTTAAAGAAATAACAG acactttaaaaattacattcaaaGAAAAAGAACTTTTTAAAGTGGTAAACAAAAGCTCTATACCACATTTGACACTTATGAAGATGGAAAGTGCACCAGAGTTACAAGAGCAG GGAATTGAAATTTACCCTAGTTTGTACAGAACCTTCAGGAAACAATGTTTTGGAGAAGAAACTTTGTCACGACTTGACCTTTGCTCAATGGAAAAGGCAAGACAGCCGGATGGATACTACCACACTGAGGCTTCCATCATCATTG ATTGCCCATCTGTTACTTACACCTGA
- the SMPDL3A gene encoding cyclic GMP-AMP phosphodiesterase SMPDL3A (The sequence of the model RefSeq protein was modified relative to this genomic sequence to represent the inferred CDS: added 97 bases not found in genome assembly), which produces MGAVGVWLCLMAPLVTSALPVNPWSDTQQGLTGQFWHISDLHLDFSYHLTDDHTQVCLSSKGVNASNPGIFGDFLCDSPFGLILSAIQYIKDSEQKVDFMIWTGDSPPHVPANELSTKIVIEVIKNMTTTIRTLLPDLLVFPALGNHDYWPQDQLPVSGSEVYTAVAEFWKPWLSEEALTTFRKGGYYSQIYKTNTSAIPLRIISLNTNLYYSPNKETFNITDPADQFTWLEETLQYSRQNNEKVYIIAHVPIGYLPFTEMIPAMRSYFNERLVEIFRTYNDIIAGQFYGHTHRDSIMVVLDKKENPVGSVFVTPAVTPIRSAAEKESNNPGFRLYKYDTNCYSLLDLWHYYLNLTEANLKKEATWKLEYIMTKLYNIKDIKPESLYKLAKLFQKPESIEFQNYYRNFLVNFDAPEGCDRTCKKRQLCAILHVDASSYFHCIASISEHDTDNISNSLMTE; this is translated from the exons gacaGTTTTGGCATATTTCAGACCTACACTTGGATTTCTCTTATCACCTCACTGATGATCACACCCAAGTCTGTTTGTCCTCCAAGGGGGTTAATGCCTCAAACCCTGGAATTTTTGGGGACTTTCTATGTGATTCACCTTTTGGACTTATTTTATCAGCAATTCAATACATAAAAGATTCAGAGCAAAAAGTTGACTTCATGATATGGACAGG AGACAGCCCACCTCATGTTCCTGCAAATGAACTTTCTACAAAAATAGTGATAGAAGTCATTAAAAACATGACAACTACCATTCGTACCCTCCTACCAGACTTGCTTGTATTTCCTGCACTTGGAAACCATGACTATTGGCCACAA GATCAGTTGCCTGTATCAGGCAGTGAAGTCTACACAGCAGTTGCAGAGTTTTGGAAACCCTGGCTGTCTGAGGAAGCTCTCACCACTTTCCGAAAAG gAGGTTACTATTCTCAGATTTACAAGACAAACACATCTGCTATTCCCCTGCGAATCATCAGCTTAAACACAAATCTGTATTACTCTCCCAATAAAGAGACATTTAACATTACTGACCCGGCAGATCAGTTCACTTGGTTGGAAGAAACATTACAGTATTCTCGCCAAAACAATGAAAAG GTATATATAATTGCACATGTTCCTATTGGATACCTACCATTTACAGAAATGATACCTGCAATGAGAAGCTATTTCAACGAGAGGCTGGTGGAGATTTTTCGTACCTATAATGACATTATTGCTGGACAATTTTACGGGCATACTCATCGTGACAGTATTATGGTTGTTCTGGATAAAAAAG AGAACCCAGTCGGATCTGTCTTTGTTACTCCGGCTGTTACACCTATTAGATCTGCAGCAGAGAAGGAGTCCAATAACCCTGGATTCCGTCTATATAAGTATGACACCAACTGTTACTCTTTACTG gaTCTATGGCATTACTATTTAAATCTCACTGaagcaaacctaaaaaaagagGCTACCTGGAAGCTGGAATATATTATGACCAAACTGTACAACATAAAAGATATCAAACCTGAAAGCTTGTATAAGCTTGCCAAACTATTTCAAAAGCCTGAAAGTATTGAATTTCAAAATTACTACAGGAACTTTTTAGTAAACTTTGATGCACCTGAAGGTTGTGATAGAACATGCAAAAAGAGGCAATTATGTGCCATACTACATGTAGATGCAAGCTCCTATTTTCATTGCATTGCAAGTATTTCTGAACATGATACAGATAATATATCTAATTCTTTAATGACTGAATAG